The following coding sequences lie in one Rutidosis leptorrhynchoides isolate AG116_Rl617_1_P2 chromosome 4, CSIRO_AGI_Rlap_v1, whole genome shotgun sequence genomic window:
- the LOC139844283 gene encoding isocitrate dehydrogenase [NAD] catalytic subunit 5, mitochondrial-like, with protein sequence MTALQIAKRILRSRTTNDIFTITRNPSVHRNYSSSTNLIRATLFPGDGIGPEIAESVKQVFTAAEVPIEWEEHYVGTEVDPRTQSFVTWESLESVRRNKVGLKGPMATPIGKGHRSLNLTLRKELNLYANVRPCYSLPGYKTRYDDVNLVTIRENTEGEYSGLEHQVVRGVVESLKIITRQASLRVAEYAFYYAKAHGRDRVSAVHKANIMQKTDGLFLKCCREVAEKYPEIKYEEVVIDNCCMMLVKNPTLFDVLVMPNLYGDIISDLCAGLIGGLGLTPSLNIGEGGIALAEAVHGSAPDIAGKNLANPTALLLSAVSMLHHLDLNDKADKIQEAVLSTIAEGKYRTGDLGGSSTTTEFTKAIIGHL encoded by the exons ATGACGGCTTTACAAATCGCGAAACGGATCCTTCGTAGCCGTACAACCAATGATATCTTCACGATCACTAGAAACCCTAGCGTCCACCGGAACTATAGCTCATCGACTAATTTGATCCGCGCCACTCTGTTTCCCGGCGACGGTATCGGTCCTGAGATCGCTGAATCTGTCAAACAG GTGTTTACTGCTGCAGAGGTTCCAATTGAATGGGAAGAACATTATGTGGGGACAGAAGTTGATCCAAGAACCCAAAGTTTTGTTACATGGGAGAGTCTAGAGTCGGTAAGAAGAAACAAGGTGGGCTTAAAAGGTCCAATGGCTACACCGATTGGAAAAGGTCATCGTTCTCTGAACCTTACGTTAAGGAAAGAACTCAATTTGTATGCAAATGTTAGACCATGCTACAGTTTACCTGGTTACAAGACTCGTTATGATGATGTTAATCTTGTTACAATCCGTGAGAATACAGAAGGAGAGTACAGTGGTCTTGAACATCAG GTTGTGAGAGGAGTTGTTGAAAGTCTTAAGATCATCACCCGACAGGCGAGTCTGAGGGTGGCTGAATATGCATTCTATTATGCCAAGGCTCATGGTAGGGATAGAGTATCTGCAGTACACAAAGCTAACATCATGCAGAAAACTGATGGTCTATTTTTGAAG TGTTGTCGTGAAGTTGCTGAGAAGTACCCTGAGATTAAGTACGAAGAAGTTGTCATTGACAATTGCTGTATGATG CTAGTGAAGAATCCAACACTATTTGATGTTTTGGTAATGCCGAACCTTTATGGTGACATCATTAGTGATCTTTGTGCTGGGCTAATTGGAGGATTGGGTTTAACACCAAG TTTAAACATTGGAGAGGGTGGTATTGCTCTTGCTGAGGCTGTTCATGGTTCAGCTCCTGATATTGCTGGAAAG AATTTGGCGAACCCAACTGCATTGTTACTGAGTGCGGTGTCAATGCTTCATCATTTGGATCTGAATGACAAAGCCGATAAAATCCAAGAGGCTGTGCTAAGCACAATCGCAGAAGGCAAATACCGAACTGGTGATCTTGGTGGCTCTTCAACAACCACCGAATTCACAAAAGCCATCATCGGCCATCTTTGA